One genomic window of Brienomyrus brachyistius isolate T26 chromosome 16, BBRACH_0.4, whole genome shotgun sequence includes the following:
- the nms gene encoding neuromedin-S isoform X2, with amino-acid sequence MRRKIAHQVNFILLIYCLLSLPVIMGFPRWLPGCVEGFSLTPVPGLQKTMCGLVWRDQEKDKIQDVYKRFLFHYSKAQNSLRSMQRESQSVHPLMRLYPKLSQKRRKQPAPWRS; translated from the exons ATGAGGAGGAAAATTGCGCATCAAGTCAACTTCATTCTCTTGATTTACTGCCTTCTCAGTCTGCCAGTAATTATGG GCTTTCCCAGATGGCTCCCTGGATGTGTGGAGGGTTTTTCATTGACGCCG GTTCCTGGGTTACAGAAAACTATGTGTGGATTAGTGTGGAGAGATCAAGAAAAG gaTAAAATTCAAGATGTATATAAGCGA TTCTTGTTTCATTATTCAAAAGCCCAAAACTCTTTGCGGTCCATGCAGCGGGAG TCCCAATCTGTCCACCCTTTGATGCGTTTGTACCCCAAACTCTCACAGAAGAGAAGGAAGCAACCTGCTCCATGG CGGAGCTGA
- the nms gene encoding neuromedin-S isoform X1, with the protein MRRKIAHQVNFILLIYCLLSLPVIMGFPRWLPGCVEGFSLTPVPGLQKTMCGLVWRDQEKDKIQDVYKRFLFHYSKAQNSLRSMQRESQSVHPLMRLYPKLSQKRRKQPAPWVGMQTFLRCVSLLLINDKLL; encoded by the exons ATGAGGAGGAAAATTGCGCATCAAGTCAACTTCATTCTCTTGATTTACTGCCTTCTCAGTCTGCCAGTAATTATGG GCTTTCCCAGATGGCTCCCTGGATGTGTGGAGGGTTTTTCATTGACGCCG GTTCCTGGGTTACAGAAAACTATGTGTGGATTAGTGTGGAGAGATCAAGAAAAG gaTAAAATTCAAGATGTATATAAGCGA TTCTTGTTTCATTATTCAAAAGCCCAAAACTCTTTGCGGTCCATGCAGCGGGAG TCCCAATCTGTCCACCCTTTGATGCGTTTGTACCCCAAACTCTCACAGAAGAGAAGGAAGCAACCTGCTCCATGGGTAGGAATGCAGACTTTCCTGCGATGTGTTTCTCTACTGTTAATAAATGATAAATTACTCTAA